The following coding sequences lie in one Arachis ipaensis cultivar K30076 chromosome B05, Araip1.1, whole genome shotgun sequence genomic window:
- the LOC107640355 gene encoding uncharacterized protein LOC107640355 has product MEDLMMSEIQIKDIALAKIEDLLQSNGKSLKEYCAMPYPSEKLVPSLEDRIIMEELNFDVNALMSELGMYLEKLTDEQKFAYDQIIGVVSSNMGGLFFLYGQGGYGKKFLWSTISCSIRSKGGIVLNFASSGIAALLLPKGRTAHSRFKISLTINEDSLCGIKQESPLARLISKAKLIIWDEAPMISKYCYEDLDKCLRDILRCSDSYNAHLPFGGKFVLEGDFRQILPVIPKRLKVLKLTKNIRLLLGENNNIQELINFAEWLLKIADGLASDTTDGESIVHIPSDILVKNSETALDDYIDFVYPYMLSNLSVENYFKDRAILAPTLDCVTNVNNKMIAGLPGQERVYLSLDSVCAEEGNMKFELDAFSPEILNGINCSGLPPHKLVVKVGAPVMLLWNIDQTNGLCNGTRMQVRRMGNHVIECKTLTDNKAGSIVLIVRLNLISNNETLPVRYQRIALNSY; this is encoded by the exons ATGGAAG ATTTGATGATGTCAGAAATCCAAATAAAAGATATTGCACTTGCAAAAATTGAAGATTTGCTCCAGTCAAATGGCAAGTCATTGAAAGAATATTGTGCAATGCCATATCCTTCAGAAAAGTTGGTGCCCAGCTTAGAAGACAGAATTATAATGGAAGAGTTGAACTTTGATGTTAATGCTCTTATGAGTGAACTAGGTATGTATTTAGAAAAGCTAACTGATGAGCAGAAATTTGCATACGATCAAATAATTGGTGTTGTTAGCAGTAATATGGGTGGACTTTTCTTCTTATACGGTCAaggtggttatggaaaaaaattcTTATGGTCAACTATATCATGCTCAATTAGGTCTAAAGGAGGTATAGTTTTAAATTTTGCTTCGAGTGGGATTGCTGCACTTCTGTTGCCTAAAGGAAGAACTGCACATTCAAGGTTTAAAATTTCTTTGACCATAAATGAAGATTCTTTGTGTGGCATTAAACAGGAAAGTCCTCTTGCAAGGTTAATATCCAAGGCCAAATTAATCATATGGGATGAAGCTCCAATGATAAGTAAGTATTGTTACGAAGATTTAGACAAATGCCTCAGAGACATCTTAAGGTGCTCAGATTCATATAATGCTCATTTGCCATTTGGAGGTAAATTTGTTCTCGAAGGAGATTTTAGACAAATTTTACCTGTGATTCCCAAGAGGCTCAAG GTTTTGAAACTTACAAAAAACATAAGATTGTTACTAGGTGAAAACAACAACATACAAGAACTCATAAATTTTGCAGAATGGCTACTCAAAATTGCTGATGGTTTGGCTAGTGATACAACAGATGGTGAATCGATCGTTCATATACCATCTGACATTTTGGTTAAGAACTCTGAGACAGCTTTGGATGACTACATTGATTTTGTATATCCATATATGTTATCCAATCTATCTGTTGAAAATTATTTCAAGGATAGAgcaattcttgcaccaactctggATTGTGTCACTAATGTCAACAACAAGATGATTGCAGGGTTACCTGGACAAGAAAGAGTCTACTTAAGTTTAGACTCTGTGTGTGCTGAGGAGGGAAATATGAAATTTGAGTTAGATGCTTTCTCGCCGGAGATTCTAAATGGAATAAATTGTTCAGGTCTACCACCACACAAGTTGGTTGTAAAGGTTGGCGCTCCTGTTATGTTGTTGTGGAATATAGACCAAACTAATGGTTTGTGCAATGGAACGAGAATGCAAGTTAGAAGAATGGGAAATCATGTGATAGAATGCAAGACTTTAACCGATAACAAAGCTGGAAGTATTGTTCTTATCGTAAGACtgaatttaatttcaaataatgAAACATTACCGGTCAG GTATCAAAGGATAGCGTTGAATTCTTATTAA